The following proteins are co-located in the Streptomyces bottropensis ATCC 25435 genome:
- the paaA gene encoding 1,2-phenylacetyl-CoA epoxidase subunit PaaA, with amino-acid sequence MTTTDSAGATPQGAEVAPDTRDALLEHFEATIARDQRIEPRDWMPEGYRKTLVRQIAQHAHSEIIGMQPEGEWITRAPSLRRKAILFAKVQDEAGHGLYLYSAAETLGADRADLTRRLIEGRQKYSSIFNYPTASFADVGVIGWFVDGAAICNQVPLCRSSYGPYARAMVRICKEESFHQRQGYELLLTMMRGTDAQREMVQDAVNRWWWPSLMMFGPPDDASPNSAQSMAWKIKRHSNDELRQRFVDMTVPQAEKLGVTLPDPELRWNEERGRHDFGTPDWAELKRVITGDGPCNEGRMERRRTAHEEGAWVREAATAHAARQSERARKGTAA; translated from the coding sequence ATGACGACGACAGACTCCGCCGGGGCGACGCCCCAGGGCGCCGAAGTGGCCCCGGACACCCGGGACGCGTTGCTGGAGCACTTCGAGGCGACGATCGCGCGGGACCAGCGGATCGAGCCGCGCGACTGGATGCCCGAGGGCTACCGGAAGACGCTCGTCCGGCAGATCGCCCAGCACGCGCACTCGGAGATCATCGGCATGCAGCCGGAGGGCGAGTGGATCACCCGCGCGCCCTCGCTGCGCCGCAAGGCGATCCTCTTCGCCAAGGTCCAGGACGAGGCCGGGCACGGGCTGTACCTGTACTCGGCCGCCGAGACCCTGGGCGCGGACCGTGCCGACCTGACCCGGCGGCTGATCGAGGGCCGCCAGAAGTACTCGTCGATCTTCAACTACCCGACGGCGAGCTTCGCCGACGTGGGTGTGATCGGCTGGTTCGTGGACGGCGCGGCGATCTGCAACCAGGTGCCGCTGTGCCGCAGTTCCTACGGCCCGTACGCACGCGCGATGGTGCGGATCTGCAAGGAGGAGTCCTTCCACCAGCGGCAGGGCTACGAGCTGTTGCTGACGATGATGCGCGGCACCGACGCCCAGCGCGAGATGGTCCAGGACGCGGTGAACCGCTGGTGGTGGCCCTCGCTGATGATGTTCGGGCCGCCCGACGACGCCTCGCCCAACTCCGCGCAGTCCATGGCCTGGAAGATCAAGCGGCACAGCAACGACGAGCTGCGGCAGCGCTTCGTCGACATGACCGTCCCGCAGGCGGAGAAGCTCGGCGTGACACTGCCCGACCCTGAGCTGCGCTGGAACGAGGAGCGCGGCCGTCACGACTTCGGCACCCCCGACTGGGCCGAGCTGAAGCGCGTGATCACCGGCGACGGACCGTGCAACGAGGGGCGGATGGAGCGGCGACGGACCGCCCACGAGGAAGGTGCCTGGGTCCGTGAGGCGGCCACCGCCCACGCGGCCAGGCAGAGCGAACGAGCCCGGAAGGGGACGGCGGCATGA
- a CDS encoding FUSC family protein produces MFMAPDPGRLRLRVALRAVLGIGLAVTAAEAAGLSLTASITAGLTALLALFTVADPTVRGQVVTTALLPAAGFPVLALATVLHDLPTLRDAVWLVVIFCGVHARRWGPRGHALGIFAFMTFFVTQFLHAVPGQLPELYTAMTLALTASSAVRFGAWCIERRFPPPTAPAPGDGRGLARSTTRQAFQASAACAFAMAVGQVLSQERWYWAVGTAWWIFVNTTSRGETLVRGFRRLVGTVTGILVGLLVAVPLHGAPAPTAALVAVCVFGIFYTAAVSYSWMMLCVTVMAALLYGLLGVLDPALLGLRLAQTGVGALGAALAVALVLPVTTHAVTDRWVRRALHAVHACTATAARSLAGDPDADPAPHVAELEALLGRVRLSLAPLVHPLNPLRRRKERARRVLALLDDCAREARGLGEVVRAPHGTRGVRHAPRTARADHGGPRSASGAHPLAVEADPGASSHGARLTAACLRVESAVETLVGALPERPAPAHAGAPHPDRHPGAEQALAHLHGLERALADLAPPLRGSSLVQTLV; encoded by the coding sequence ATGTTCATGGCTCCGGACCCGGGGCGCCTGAGGCTGCGGGTCGCGCTGCGGGCGGTGCTCGGCATCGGTCTCGCGGTGACCGCGGCGGAGGCGGCCGGGCTGTCGCTGACCGCCTCGATCACGGCCGGGCTCACGGCGCTCCTCGCCCTCTTCACGGTCGCCGACCCCACCGTGCGCGGTCAGGTGGTCACCACCGCCCTGCTGCCCGCCGCGGGCTTTCCGGTCCTGGCCCTCGCGACGGTGCTGCACGACCTGCCGACGCTGCGCGACGCGGTCTGGCTCGTGGTGATCTTCTGCGGCGTCCATGCCCGCCGCTGGGGGCCACGCGGCCACGCGCTCGGCATCTTCGCCTTCATGACCTTCTTCGTCACCCAGTTCCTGCACGCCGTCCCCGGCCAGCTGCCGGAGCTGTACACGGCCATGACCCTCGCGCTGACGGCCTCCTCGGCCGTGCGCTTCGGCGCCTGGTGCATCGAGCGCCGCTTCCCGCCGCCGACCGCCCCCGCCCCGGGCGACGGCCGGGGACTCGCCCGGTCCACCACCCGGCAGGCCTTCCAGGCGAGCGCCGCCTGCGCCTTCGCGATGGCCGTCGGGCAGGTCCTCTCGCAGGAACGCTGGTACTGGGCCGTCGGCACCGCCTGGTGGATCTTCGTGAACACCACCTCGCGCGGCGAGACCCTGGTCCGCGGCTTCCGGCGCCTGGTCGGCACGGTCACCGGCATCCTCGTCGGCCTGCTGGTCGCCGTCCCCCTGCACGGCGCCCCGGCCCCCACCGCCGCACTGGTCGCCGTCTGCGTGTTCGGCATCTTCTACACCGCCGCCGTGTCGTACTCCTGGATGATGCTCTGCGTCACCGTGATGGCGGCCCTGCTCTACGGTCTCCTCGGCGTCCTGGACCCCGCGCTCCTCGGCCTGCGCCTGGCGCAGACCGGGGTCGGCGCGCTCGGCGCCGCCCTCGCCGTGGCGCTCGTCCTCCCGGTCACCACGCACGCCGTCACCGACCGGTGGGTGCGCCGGGCCCTGCACGCGGTGCACGCCTGCACCGCGACGGCGGCCCGGAGCCTCGCCGGAGACCCCGACGCGGACCCGGCCCCGCACGTGGCGGAGCTGGAGGCGCTCCTCGGGCGCGTACGGCTGTCCCTCGCGCCCCTGGTCCACCCCCTCAACCCGTTGCGCCGACGCAAGGAACGGGCCCGCCGGGTGCTCGCCCTGCTCGACGACTGCGCCCGCGAGGCCCGGGGCCTCGGGGAGGTCGTGCGAGCCCCCCACGGCACCCGGGGTGTCCGCCACGCTCCCCGCACGGCCCGCGCCGACCACGGCGGACCCCGTAGCGCATCCGGGGCGCACCCTCTCGCCGTCGAGGCCGACCCGGGCGCCTCCTCCCACGGAGCCCGCCTCACCGCCGCCTGCCTCCGCGTCGAATCGGCCGTCGAGACCCTGGTCGGCGCGCTGCCCGAGCGCCCCGCCCCGGCGCACGCCGGCGCCCCGCACCCGGACCGTCACCCCGGCGCGGAGCAGGCCCTCGCACATCTCCACGGTCTGGAACGCGCCCTCGCGGACCTGGCCCCGCCGCTGCGCGGTTCCTCCCTCGTACAGACTTTGGTCTAG
- the paaE gene encoding 1,2-phenylacetyl-CoA epoxidase subunit PaaE, producing the protein MEGLKEEPTGGPRAGAVASPVPAGSATPAVHARTRRRPAFHALRVASVEPLCEDAVAVGFAIPAELAEEFAFAPGQSLTLRREIDGRDERRSYSICSPAGATPRIGVRVVPGGLFSSWLVDDVRPGDTVDVMGPTGFFTPDLGTPGHHVLIAAGSGITPMVSIAESVLAADPSSTVTLFYGNRRSATVMFADELADLKDLYPARFQLAHVLSREPREAELLSGRLDADRLSALIGSLVDVGTADHWWLCGPHGMVRDAQRVLAGLGVPKDRVHQELFYADDEPVREARHEEAVAEGPVSEVTVTLDGRSTTAALSRERSILDGAQRTRPDLPFACKGGVCGTCRALVTDGKADMRRNFALEPAEVAAGYVLTCQSYAVSETLTVDFDT; encoded by the coding sequence ATGGAAGGCCTCAAGGAAGAGCCGACGGGAGGCCCGCGGGCCGGGGCGGTGGCCTCGCCGGTGCCGGCGGGTTCCGCCACCCCGGCGGTCCACGCGCGCACTCGCCGCCGTCCGGCCTTCCACGCCCTGCGGGTCGCCTCCGTGGAGCCGCTCTGCGAGGACGCCGTCGCCGTCGGTTTCGCGATCCCGGCGGAGCTGGCGGAGGAGTTCGCCTTCGCGCCCGGTCAGTCGCTGACCCTGCGGCGCGAGATCGACGGACGCGACGAGCGCCGCTCGTACTCGATCTGTTCGCCGGCCGGTGCGACGCCACGCATCGGTGTACGGGTCGTGCCGGGCGGGCTGTTCTCCTCGTGGCTCGTGGACGACGTACGGCCCGGTGACACCGTCGACGTCATGGGCCCCACCGGGTTCTTCACCCCCGACCTCGGCACCCCCGGTCACCATGTGCTGATCGCGGCGGGCTCCGGCATCACGCCCATGGTCTCCATCGCCGAGTCCGTCCTGGCCGCCGATCCCTCCTCGACCGTCACCCTCTTCTACGGCAACCGCCGCAGCGCCACGGTGATGTTCGCCGACGAGCTGGCCGACCTGAAGGACCTGTACCCGGCCCGCTTCCAGCTCGCCCACGTCCTCTCCCGCGAACCCCGCGAGGCCGAGCTGCTGTCGGGTCGGCTCGACGCCGACCGGCTCTCGGCGCTGATCGGCTCCCTGGTCGACGTCGGCACCGCGGACCACTGGTGGCTGTGCGGCCCGCACGGCATGGTCCGCGACGCCCAGCGGGTGCTGGCCGGGCTCGGGGTGCCAAAGGACCGGGTCCATCAGGAGCTGTTCTACGCCGACGACGAGCCCGTGCGGGAGGCCCGGCACGAGGAGGCCGTCGCCGAGGGCCCCGTCAGCGAGGTCACCGTCACGCTCGACGGCCGCTCCACCACGGCCGCGCTCTCCCGCGAGCGCAGCATCCTGGACGGCGCCCAGCGCACCCGCCCCGATCTGCCCTTCGCGTGCAAGGGGGGCGTCTGCGGCACCTGCCGGGCCCTGGTCACCGACGGCAAGGCCGACATGCGGCGCAACTTCGCGCTCGAACCGGCGGAGGTGGCTGCGGGGTATGTCCTGACCTGCCAGTCGTACGCGGTGTCGGAGACGCTGACGGTCGACTTCGACACGTGA
- the paaK gene encoding phenylacetate--CoA ligase PaaK — translation MSSSLGEPLPRDLLDEGERLVPERLRELQLDRLRATLRHAYDHVELYRRKFDAAGVGPDDCRSLDDLARFPFTTKADLRDTYPFGMFAVPMSEVRRVHASSGTTGRPTVVGYTENDLSRWADVVARSIRAAGGRPGHKVHVSYGYGLFTGGLGAHYGAERAGCTVIPASGGMTARQVQLIQDFRPEIIMVTPSYMLTLLDEFEKQGVEPRSTSLEVGIFGAEPWTEEMRREIEERAGLHAVDIYGLSEVMGPGVAQECVETKDGLHIWEDHFYPEVVDPLTDAVLPEGEEGEIVFTSLTKEALPIIRYRTRDLTRLLPGTARPAFRRMRKVTGRCDDMIILRGVNVFPSQIEEIVLRTPDVAPHFQVLLSRRGRMDHMTVRVEARPGTGADRREGAAAAIARAVKDGVGVTVEVTIVDPETLERSVGKLKRVKDLREAGDSPG, via the coding sequence ATGAGCAGCAGCCTGGGCGAACCACTCCCCCGCGACCTGCTGGACGAGGGCGAACGGCTCGTCCCCGAGCGGCTGCGGGAGCTGCAGCTCGACCGGCTTCGGGCGACTTTGCGGCACGCGTACGACCACGTCGAGCTGTACCGGAGGAAGTTCGACGCGGCCGGGGTCGGCCCCGACGACTGCCGCTCGCTCGACGACCTCGCCCGCTTCCCCTTCACCACGAAGGCCGATCTGCGGGACACCTACCCCTTCGGCATGTTCGCGGTGCCCATGTCCGAGGTGCGACGCGTGCACGCCTCCAGCGGCACCACCGGGCGCCCCACGGTCGTCGGCTACACGGAGAACGACCTCTCCCGCTGGGCGGACGTGGTCGCCCGCTCGATCCGGGCCGCCGGCGGCCGTCCGGGACACAAGGTGCACGTCTCCTACGGCTACGGCTTGTTCACCGGGGGCCTCGGCGCGCACTACGGGGCCGAGCGCGCCGGCTGCACGGTGATCCCGGCCTCCGGCGGCATGACCGCCCGCCAGGTCCAGCTCATCCAGGACTTCCGCCCCGAGATCATCATGGTGACCCCGTCCTACATGCTCACGCTGCTGGACGAGTTCGAGAAGCAGGGCGTCGAACCGCGCTCCACCTCCCTGGAGGTGGGCATCTTCGGGGCCGAGCCGTGGACGGAGGAGATGCGCCGGGAGATCGAGGAGCGGGCGGGCCTCCACGCGGTCGACATATACGGGCTGTCGGAGGTGATGGGCCCGGGTGTCGCGCAGGAGTGCGTGGAGACCAAGGACGGCCTGCACATCTGGGAGGACCACTTCTACCCCGAGGTGGTCGACCCGCTCACCGACGCCGTCCTGCCCGAGGGTGAGGAGGGCGAGATCGTCTTCACCTCGCTCACGAAGGAGGCCCTGCCGATCATCCGGTACCGCACCCGTGACCTGACCCGGCTGCTGCCCGGCACCGCCCGCCCCGCGTTCCGCCGGATGCGCAAGGTCACCGGCCGCTGCGACGACATGATCATCCTGCGGGGGGTGAACGTGTTCCCGAGCCAGATCGAGGAGATCGTGCTGCGCACGCCCGACGTGGCCCCGCACTTCCAGGTCCTGCTGAGCCGGCGGGGTCGCATGGACCACATGACGGTCCGGGTCGAGGCCCGGCCGGGCACGGGCGCCGACCGCCGGGAGGGGGCGGCCGCGGCGATCGCCCGGGCGGTCAAGGACGGGGTTGGCGTCACGGTGGAGGTGACGATCGTCGACCCGGAGACGCTGGAGCGCTCGGTCGGCAAGCTCAAGCGGGTGAAGGACCTCCGCGAGGCCGGCGACTCGCCGGGCTGA
- the paaC gene encoding 1,2-phenylacetyl-CoA epoxidase subunit PaaC, which translates to MSDDHVYLTLAEGHEDDARWAYGTGFEDPLHGVDTTVPEGVDAGELAAVCVALGDDALVSAQRLAEWTTRAPELEEEVALANIGLDLLGQARLLYSRAGQADGTGRDEDAYAYFRDADDFRNVRLAELPCGDFAFSIVRLLVLSSWRLAHFGRLVEHPDPVLAAIAAKGVKELTYHRQYAAEWAVRLGDGTEESHRRMRRAMERAAPYFGELFTAHDVREEVADVLRQVTGAAGLPMPVYRPLSGAGRDGDHTEHLAPLLAELQSVARAHPEATW; encoded by the coding sequence ATGAGTGACGACCACGTCTACCTGACCCTCGCCGAGGGACACGAGGACGACGCGCGCTGGGCCTACGGCACCGGCTTCGAGGACCCGCTGCACGGCGTGGACACCACGGTGCCCGAGGGCGTGGACGCCGGTGAACTGGCCGCGGTCTGCGTCGCGTTGGGCGACGACGCCCTGGTCAGCGCGCAGCGGCTCGCCGAGTGGACCACCCGCGCGCCCGAACTGGAGGAGGAGGTCGCCCTCGCCAACATCGGCCTCGACCTCCTCGGCCAGGCCCGTCTGCTGTACTCCCGCGCCGGGCAGGCCGACGGCACCGGACGGGACGAGGACGCGTACGCCTACTTCCGGGACGCCGACGACTTCCGCAACGTCCGCCTCGCCGAACTCCCGTGCGGCGACTTCGCGTTCTCGATCGTCCGGCTGCTCGTGCTGTCCAGCTGGCGCCTCGCGCACTTCGGGCGACTGGTCGAGCACCCCGACCCGGTGCTCGCGGCGATCGCGGCGAAGGGCGTCAAGGAGCTGACCTACCACCGCCAGTACGCCGCCGAATGGGCCGTGCGGCTCGGGGACGGCACCGAGGAGTCGCACCGGCGGATGCGCCGGGCGATGGAGCGGGCCGCGCCGTACTTCGGCGAGCTGTTCACCGCGCACGACGTACGGGAGGAGGTCGCCGACGTGCTCCGCCAGGTCACCGGGGCGGCCGGACTGCCCATGCCGGTGTACCGGCCGCTGTCCGGCGCGGGCCGCGACGGCGACCACACCGAGCATCTGGCGCCGCTGCTGGCCGAGTTGCAGAGCGTGGCCCGTGCGCATCCGGAGGCGACATGGTGA
- a CDS encoding Lrp/AsnC family transcriptional regulator produces MAVDELDTRILRLLLDQPRTSVRECARILGVARGTLQARLDRLERDGVITGTSPSLSPAALGHPVLAFVHIEVTQGHLDDVGDALAAVPEIIEAFSITGGGDLLTRVVARDNAHLEDVIQALISLPGVVRTRTEVALRERVPYRLSPLVESIGAAAGRPARN; encoded by the coding sequence ATGGCGGTGGACGAGCTCGACACCCGCATCCTGCGGCTGCTCCTGGACCAGCCGCGCACCAGCGTGCGGGAGTGCGCCCGCATCCTCGGCGTCGCCCGCGGCACGCTGCAGGCCCGCCTCGACCGGCTGGAACGCGACGGCGTGATCACGGGCACGAGCCCGTCCCTCTCCCCGGCCGCGCTCGGTCACCCCGTGCTGGCGTTCGTACACATCGAGGTGACGCAGGGGCACCTGGACGACGTCGGGGACGCGCTCGCGGCCGTACCGGAGATCATCGAGGCGTTCTCGATCACCGGTGGCGGCGACCTCCTGACCCGGGTGGTGGCCCGGGACAACGCGCACCTGGAGGACGTCATCCAGGCACTGATCAGCCTGCCGGGCGTCGTGCGCACCCGCACGGAGGTCGCGCTCAGGGAGCGCGTGCCCTACCGGCTGTCGCCGTTGGTGGAGTCGATCGGCGCGGCGGCGGGCCGGCCGGCGAGGAACTGA
- the paaD gene encoding 1,2-phenylacetyl-CoA epoxidase subunit PaaD produces the protein MVITPTEARRARHIAEQVPDPELPMLTLADLGVLRDVELTEDGTVVASLTPTYSGCPAMAEMRADVAARLSAAGYARVEIRTVLNPPWTTDWITDTGRRKLTEHGIAPPGAAPRGPVPLLLSPTRRTVACPLCGSADTEETSRFAATSCKSLWRCRACREPFEHVKEI, from the coding sequence ATGGTGATCACGCCGACCGAGGCCCGGCGCGCCCGGCACATCGCCGAGCAGGTTCCGGATCCCGAGCTGCCCATGCTGACCCTCGCCGACCTCGGCGTCCTGAGGGATGTCGAGCTGACGGAGGACGGCACGGTGGTCGCGAGCCTGACCCCGACCTACTCCGGCTGCCCGGCCATGGCCGAGATGCGCGCCGACGTGGCGGCCCGGCTGAGCGCCGCCGGATACGCGCGGGTGGAGATCCGCACGGTCCTGAACCCCCCGTGGACGACGGACTGGATCACCGACACCGGCCGCCGCAAACTCACCGAACACGGCATCGCCCCACCAGGTGCGGCGCCCCGGGGCCCGGTCCCCCTCCTGCTGTCACCCACCCGGCGGACGGTCGCCTGCCCGCTCTGCGGCTCGGCGGACACCGAGGAGACCTCGCGCTTCGCCGCCACGTCCTGCAAGTCACTGTGGCGCTGCCGCGCCTGTCGCGAGCCGTTCGAGCACGTCAAGGAGATCTGA
- a CDS encoding lactonase family protein, giving the protein MTTAPRATGGRRPRRAYIGSFTSAGGPGVLAAVVDDESGALTALGGADDVPDPSYLALAPDGDTLYAVSERTEGAVAAYRVTGDKPELTGPPVTVGVGPTHLCLHAGHVLSADYGSGSVTAVPLLPDGTLAPSSSGTLRHTGAGPDRLDRREAHAHQVVPAPDGRHFLGVDLGTDSVRVCALDDGVPVVLHETALRPGSGPRHLALHPGGPDGPDGASVYVLNELAATVTVCRWRAPDGPLEPLREISVLPQASAGDAYPSGIVVSSDGRFLWTATRGADVLSVLAVEDAGPRLVATVPCGGHWPRALAHAAGTLYVANERSGDVTWFTVDPETGTPVRGGSIEVPAASCVVLDV; this is encoded by the coding sequence GTGACGACAGCGCCTCGGGCGACGGGCGGACGGCGGCCACGACGGGCCTACATCGGCTCGTTCACCTCGGCGGGCGGCCCCGGCGTCCTCGCCGCCGTCGTGGACGACGAGAGCGGTGCGCTGACCGCCCTCGGCGGAGCGGACGACGTTCCCGACCCGTCCTACCTCGCCCTCGCACCGGACGGCGACACCCTCTACGCCGTCAGCGAGCGGACCGAGGGTGCCGTGGCCGCCTACCGGGTGACGGGCGACAAGCCCGAGTTGACCGGGCCGCCCGTGACGGTGGGCGTCGGTCCCACGCACCTGTGTCTGCACGCCGGCCACGTGCTGAGCGCCGACTACGGCTCCGGCAGCGTCACCGCCGTCCCCCTGCTGCCCGACGGCACCCTCGCCCCCTCCTCGTCAGGAACGCTCCGGCACACCGGAGCGGGGCCGGACCGGCTTGACCGGCGGGAAGCGCACGCCCACCAGGTGGTGCCCGCCCCGGACGGCCGCCACTTCCTCGGCGTCGACCTCGGCACGGACTCGGTGCGGGTGTGCGCGCTCGACGACGGCGTCCCCGTCGTGCTCCACGAGACGGCGCTGCGGCCGGGCTCGGGACCACGTCACCTCGCCCTCCACCCGGGCGGGCCCGACGGACCGGACGGGGCGTCCGTGTACGTCCTGAACGAACTCGCCGCCACGGTCACCGTGTGCCGTTGGAGGGCCCCTGACGGCCCGCTGGAGCCGCTGCGAGAGATATCGGTGCTCCCGCAAGCCTCCGCGGGCGACGCGTACCCCTCGGGCATCGTCGTGTCCTCCGACGGGCGTTTCCTGTGGACCGCCACCCGGGGCGCGGACGTCCTGTCGGTGCTCGCCGTCGAGGACGCCGGGCCGCGCCTGGTCGCGACCGTGCCCTGTGGCGGCCACTGGCCGCGCGCCCTCGCCCACGCGGCCGGGACGCTGTACGTGGCCAACGAGCGGTCGGGCGACGTCACCTGGTTCACGGTGGACCCGGAGACGGGCACACCGGTGCGCGGCGGCTCGATCGAGGTGCCGGCGGCGTCCTGTGTCGTCCTGGACGTCTGA
- a CDS encoding amidohydrolase — translation MPTADLVITGAHVRTLDPRRPYATAVAVRDGLIVAVGEEADVRDWRGPGTEAVDLGGGRLLPGLVDSHSHPVWGLDLATGIDLAAVTDLDGLRAALAAGDRVDGWVVGYGLDHNVFGGRTVDRALVEDVLDGAPAFLRLYDGHSALVSEAALKAAGITGPRVFTQRSHIAVDADGRLTGHLVEHAAMELVQLVMPRPSYAERRTRLAELLGAMAATGLTGAHVMDLGDLDLVGAVAEESVLPLRLRFAPWCMPGADADDLAELVALQGRGGRHWRVGGAKFFMDGTVEGGTAWLDHPDCHGQGTDAFWPDPAAYSDALRHLHRAGVRTATHAIGDAAVRHVLDTVASLGPGGRLAHRVEHIESVPDELVARFAEVGVIASMQPPHTDYTRADLSDEWSLRLGAERAVRAWRLRDLRDAGAVVALGSDWPIAHFDARAVLATAREPRGAASCGAGLTGIQALEGCTSHAALAAGEAEVSGRIAVGFRADLTALGVDPVEAPADEVAEAPVRLTVTGGHVVHRGL, via the coding sequence CCGTACGCCACGGCGGTGGCCGTGCGCGACGGCCTGATCGTCGCCGTCGGCGAGGAGGCGGACGTGCGGGACTGGCGCGGACCGGGAACCGAGGCCGTGGACCTGGGCGGCGGCCGGCTGCTGCCGGGCCTGGTGGACAGCCACAGCCACCCCGTGTGGGGCCTGGACCTGGCCACCGGCATCGACCTCGCCGCCGTGACCGACCTCGACGGACTGCGCGCCGCGCTCGCCGCGGGGGACCGCGTCGACGGCTGGGTCGTCGGCTACGGCCTGGACCACAACGTCTTCGGCGGCCGGACCGTCGACCGCGCCCTCGTCGAGGACGTCCTGGACGGCGCCCCCGCGTTCCTGCGCCTGTACGACGGCCACTCGGCCCTCGTCAGCGAGGCGGCCCTCAAGGCCGCCGGCATCACCGGACCGCGCGTCTTCACGCAGCGCTCGCACATCGCCGTCGACGCCGACGGACGGCTCACCGGCCACCTCGTCGAGCACGCCGCGATGGAACTCGTCCAGCTCGTCATGCCCCGGCCCTCGTACGCCGAACGACGCACCCGGCTGGCCGAGTTGCTCGGCGCGATGGCCGCCACCGGGCTCACCGGCGCCCATGTGATGGACCTCGGCGACCTCGACCTGGTGGGCGCGGTCGCCGAGGAGTCGGTACTGCCGCTCCGGCTGCGCTTCGCACCCTGGTGCATGCCCGGCGCCGACGCGGACGACCTCGCGGAACTCGTCGCGCTCCAGGGCAGGGGCGGCCGGCACTGGCGGGTCGGCGGCGCGAAGTTCTTCATGGACGGCACCGTGGAGGGCGGCACCGCCTGGCTGGACCACCCCGACTGCCACGGCCAGGGCACCGACGCGTTCTGGCCCGACCCCGCCGCCTACAGCGACGCGCTACGGCACCTGCACCGCGCGGGGGTGCGTACGGCGACCCACGCGATCGGCGACGCCGCCGTGCGGCACGTCCTCGACACCGTCGCCTCGCTGGGGCCCGGCGGGCGGCTCGCGCACCGGGTGGAGCACATCGAGTCGGTGCCGGACGAACTGGTGGCGCGGTTCGCGGAGGTGGGGGTCATCGCCTCCATGCAGCCCCCGCACACCGACTACACCCGGGCCGACCTGTCCGACGAGTGGTCGTTGCGGCTCGGCGCGGAGCGTGCCGTACGGGCCTGGCGGCTGCGCGATCTGCGGGACGCCGGCGCGGTCGTCGCCCTCGGGTCGGACTGGCCCATCGCCCACTTCGACGCGCGTGCCGTACTGGCCACGGCCCGCGAGCCGCGGGGCGCGGCGTCCTGTGGGGCGGGGCTCACCGGGATACAGGCGTTGGAGGGTTGCACGAGTCACGCGGCGCTGGCCGCGGGGGAGGCGGAGGTCTCGGGCCGTATCGCGGTGGGCTTCCGGGCCGACCTCACCGCGCTGGGAGTCGACCCCGTCGAAGCACCGGCCGACGAGGTCGCCGAGGCGCCGGTGCGGTTGACTGTGACGGGCGGTCATGTGGTGCACCGGGGGCTCTGA
- the paaB gene encoding 1,2-phenylacetyl-CoA epoxidase subunit PaaB: MYEVFVRGKRGLNHVHVGSLHAADDQMALTHARDLYTRRNEGVSLWVVRSEHIAASTRDEKDPFFEPSADKVYRHPTFYDIPDDVPHI, translated from the coding sequence CTGTACGAGGTCTTCGTGCGCGGCAAGCGCGGGCTGAACCACGTCCACGTCGGCTCGCTGCACGCCGCCGACGACCAGATGGCCCTCACCCACGCCCGCGACCTCTACACCCGCCGCAACGAGGGCGTCTCCCTGTGGGTGGTGCGCTCCGAGCACATCGCCGCCTCCACCCGCGACGAGAAGGACCCCTTCTTCGAGCCCAGCGCCGACAAGGTGTACCGCCATCCCACGTTCTACGACATCCCCGACGACGTCCCGCACATCTGA